The DNA sequence ACCGCCCGATTGATGTTCAAGTAATCTTTCATAAAATGGAGCCCAGGAATCTTTCCGCAGCTTATAAATTTTATTGCGATAAGAATTTAGAAAATGCTCATTCTGCTTCTGCAGATACTTATGCTACGTATGAAATATTAAAGGCTCAACTTGAAAAATATGAGGATATTCAAAACGATGTGAAATTCCTTCATGAGTTTACCATGCAAAATAAAAATGCTGATTTGGCAGGATTTGTTGGAATAGATAAGGATGAAGACGAGGTTTTCAATTTTGGAAAATATAAAGGTAAAAAATTGAAAAATGTGTTTTTAAGTGATTTAGGATATTATTCCTGGTTAATGAATGCTGATTTTCCTTTATATTCGAAAAAAATTTTTACAAGAGCAAAATTAAAAAGTGTTTTATGAAATTTATCTGTGTAGGAAGAAATTATAGCAATCACGCGAAAGAATTAAACAATGAAATACCTAAAGATCCGGTTTTATTTATTAAACCGGATACCGCTTTAGCCAGACCCGGTGATGATTGGTATATTCCAGAATTCACTGAAAACCTTCAGCATGAAGTAGAGGTTCTTATAAAAATTTCTAAAGTTGGGAA is a window from the Apibacter sp. B3706 genome containing:
- a CDS encoding 3'-5' exonuclease; this translates as MELKLHKSICFFDLETTGINISKDRIVEISIFKVNPDQSKESKTWRVNPEIPIPKESSLIHGIYDKDIVDAPTFKEIAPQVLEMIKDSDLSGYNSNRFDIPLLAEELLRNGFEFDIKKHRPIDVQVIFHKMEPRNLSAAYKFYCDKNLENAHSASADTYATYEILKAQLEKYEDIQNDVKFLHEFTMQNKNADLAGFVGIDKDEDEVFNFGKYKGKKLKNVFLSDLGYYSWLMNADFPLYSKKIFTRAKLKSVL